A genome region from Penicillium psychrofluorescens genome assembly, chromosome: 3 includes the following:
- a CDS encoding uncharacterized protein (ID:PFLUO_005672-T1.cds;~source:funannotate): MSDLPEMQYRFLGRTGLKVSVISLGGWLTYGGHVGNETAFQCMKVAYDAGVNFFDTAEGYAGGQSEIVLGEAIKKYGWKQNDLVISTKLNWGQANGANPNRALNNGGLSRKHIIEGMNLSLQRLDLPYVDIVYAHRPDRDTPMEEVVRGFNQLISTDKAFYWGTSEWTASEIADAWRIADRLGLIGPVVEQPQYNLLAREKVEREYRWLYEAHHGLGLTVFSPLKGGVLTGKYNDAEAPPAGSRLAESQDKYVQGLRKTVGDETWKRQLDQVAALKPVAEELGISTAQLALGWILKNPNISSMITGASRPEQVLDNIRALAVADKLTDEVMEKIEKAVGNKPTAEPRRF, encoded by the exons ATGTCCGACCTCCCTGAAATGCAGTACCGCTTCCTCGGCCGCACGGGCCTGAAGGTCTCGGTGATTTCCCTCGGCGGGTGGCTCACCTACGGTGGGCATGTGGGGAACG AAACCGCGTTCCAGTGCATGAAGGTTGCGTATGATGCTGGAGTCAACTTCTTTGATACGGCGGAGGGATACGCCGGCGGGCAGTCGGAGATCGTGCTCGGCGAGGCCATCAAGAAGTACGGATGGAAGCAGAATGACCTGGTGATTTCTACCAAG CTCAACTGGGGCCAAGCAAACGGCGCCAACCCCAACCGGGCCCTCAACAACGGCGGTCTCTCCCGGAAGCACATCATCGAGGGCATGAACCTGTCCCTGCAGCGTCTGGACCTCCCATACGTGGATATCGTGTATGCCCATCGTCCAGACCGGGACACGCCgatggaagaagtggtgCGCGGATTCAACCAGCTGATTTCCACCGACAAGGCCTTCTACTGGGGAACCTCGGAGTGGACGGCGAGCGAGATCGCCGACGCATGGCGGATCGCCGACCGTCTCGGGCTCATCGGCCCCGTCGTCGAGCAGCCGCAGTATAACctgctggcgcgcgagaaggtcgagcgCGAGTACCGCTGGCTCTACGAGGCGCATCACGGATTGGGCCTGACCGTGTTCTCTCCTCTCAAGGGCGGTGTTCTGACGGGCAAATATAATGATGCCGAGGCGCCGCCTGCGGGTTCCAGACTGGCGGAGTCGCAGGATAAGTATGTGCAGGGTCTGCGCAAGACGGTGGGCGACGAGACCTGGAAGCGCCAGCTGGACCAGGTTGCCGCGCTGAAGCCggtcgcggaggagctgggtaTCTCGACGGCGCAGTTGGCGCTTGGCTGGATTCTGAAGAACCCGAATATCTCGTCGATGATCACTGGTGCGTCGCGGCCCGAGCAGGTCCTCGACAATATCCGCGCACTGGCTGTTGCGGACAAGTTGACGGATgaggtgatggagaagattgagaaGGCCGTGGGCAATAAGCCGACTGCTGAGCCCAGGCGGTTCTAA
- a CDS encoding uncharacterized protein (ID:PFLUO_005677-T1.cds;~source:funannotate) — protein sequence MSVPMPLRSALGPCLAAPGARAGKLLSVTHSVSQIRQIQSLARSYKKPVSAPLLPWPIVSKRAASATSAERKPEPVSVTPYSALTVGVPQETYPNERRVALTPQNAALLLKKGFSRVLVERGAGEAAQFLDEAYEKAGATLVDRNAIWSESDIVLKVRNPQVEGPVNEVQALRKGSTVISFIYPAQNQAIVGALAARGVSAFAMDRIPRISRAQVFDALSSMANIAGYKAVLEASNHFGRFLTGQVTAAGLDKPIPPSKVLVIGAGVAGLSAIASARRMGAIVRGFDTRPAVREQVQSLGAEFVEVEIEEDGSGQGGYAKEMSKEFIEAEMKLFMEQAREVDIIITTALIPGKPAPKLITKEMLAAMKPGSIVVDLAAEAGGNCEATVPGELSRYKDVTVIGYTDLPSRLPTQSSTLYSNNITKLLLSMAPEEKSFGIDFKDEVVRGSIVTLNGEIIPPAAPPAPPPAPKPDAQAVAAKKEEELALTPWQKVTRDVTAVTGAMGTTLALGKATGPIFMSNMMTFGLAGLVGYRAVWGVAPALHSPLMSVTNAISGMVGIGGLFVMGGGYVPTTLPEYLGAASVLLAFVNISGGFVITKRMLDMFKRPTDPPEYPWLYAIPAVVFGGGFIAAASTGMAGLVQGGYLVSTILCMASISGLASQQTARRGNIFGILGVVSGILASLYAVGFSSETLAQFTAVAGTGAVVGGLIGRRITPTGLPQTVAALHSVVGLAAVLTSIGSVMMDISDITTLHLVTAYLGVLIGGVTFTGSIVAFMKLAGKMKSTPKVLPGRHVINSTLLGSNIATMGAFITMAPANPVIAATCLGANTVLSFLKGYTTTAAIGGADMPVVITVLNAYSGFALVAEGLMLNNPLLTSVGSLIGVSGSILSYIMCVAMNRSLTNVLFGGISAPAQSQKKIEGEITQTTIEDTAESLSGAESVIIIVGYGMAVAKAQYALAEIVSILRARGVSVRFAIHPVAGRMPGQCNVLLAEASVPYDIVLEMDEINEDFPDTDVTLVIGANDTVNPIAMEPDSAISGMPVLHAWKSKEVIVMKRGMSSGYADVPNPMFFMPGTRMLFGDAKSSCDAIKASLEARK from the exons atgagTGTCCCAATGCCCCTGCGGTCGGCGCTGGGGCCGTGTCTCGCGGCCCCCGGTGCGCGCGCTGGGAAATTGCTCTCAGTGACGCATTCCG TGTCTCAAATTCGCCAAATCCAATCCCTGGCCCGCTCGTACAAGAAGCCAGTCTCGGCCCCGTTGCTCCCCTGGCCCATTGTCTCCAAGCGCGCTGCGTCCGCTACAAGCGCCGAGCGCAAGCCCGAGCCGGTCTCTGTCACGCCCTACTCGGCATTGACCGTCGGCGTTCCTCAGGAGACCTATCCGAACGAGCGGCGCGTGGCTCTAACCCCGCAGAATGCCGCTCTGCTGCTCAAGAAGGGTTTCTCGCGTGTCCTCGTGGAGcgcggcgccggcgaggcGGCCCAGTTCCTAGATGAAGCGTACGAGAAAGCAGGCGCGACCCTCGTCGACCGCAATGCTATCTGGTCGGAGAGCGATATCGTGCTCAAAGTCCGCAATCCCCAGGTGGAGGGTCCCGTCAATGAGGTCCAAGCTCTGCGGAAGGGCTCCACGGTCATTTCGTTCATCTATCCCGCGCAGAATCAGGCGATTGTCGGTGCGCTCGCGGCGAGAGGTGTCTCGGCTTTTGCTATGGATCGGATTCCTCGCATCTCGCGCGCTCAGGTCTTTGATGCCCTGAG TTCTATGGCCAATATTGCAGGTTATAAGGCTGTGTTGGAGGCGTCGAACCATTTCGGCCGCTTCTTGACTGGTCAGGTTACTGCTGCTGG GTTAGATAAGCCG ATTCCCCCGAGTAAAGTCCTGGTTATTGGAGCTGGTGTGGCTGGTCTGAGTGCAATCGCATCA GCCCGCCGCATGGGCGCCATTGTTCGAGGCTTTGATACCCGCCCCGCTGTTCGCGAACAAGTTCAGTCGCTGGGAGCCGAATTCGTTGAGGTTGAAATCGAGGAAGATGGCTCTGGCCAGGGCGGATACGCCAAGGAGATGTCCAAGGAATTTATCGAGGCCGAAATGAAGCTCTTCATGGAACAAGCTCGCGAGGTCGACATCATTATCACTACCGCTCTGATCCCCGGAAAGCCGGCTCCGAAGCTTATCACCAAAGAG ATGCTGGCGGCCATGAAACCTGGCTCAATCGTGGTTGATCTTGCCGCGGAGGCGGGGGGTAACTGCGAAGCCACTGTCCCAGGAGAATTGTCCCGCTACAAGGATGTCACTGTCATCGGATACACGGACCTGCCCTCGCGTCTCCCGACTCAATCATCGACACTGTATTCCAACAACATTACCAAGCTCCTCCTGTCCATGGCACCTGAGGAGAAGTCGTTTGGTATTGACTTCAAGGACGAGGTGGTCCGTGGCTCGATTGTCACTCTCAATGGCGAAATCATTCCTCCGGCTGCACCCCCCGCTCCCCCTCCGGCTCCGAAGCCTGATGCACAGGCAGTTGCAGcgaagaaagaggaagagctCGCTTTGACCCCATGGCAGAAGGTTACTCGAGATGTGACCGCTGTCACAGGTGCAATGGGCACCACCCTCGCTCTTGGCAAGGCCACTGGCCCCATCTTCATGAGCAACATGATGACATTCGGTCTGGCTGGCTTGGTTGGCTATCGTGCTGTGTGGGGAGTTGCCCCTGCGCTCCACTCGCCCCTGATGAGTGTCACCAACGCTATCTCGGGTATGGTCGGTATTGGCGGTTTGTTCGTTATGGGTGGCGGTTATGTCCCAACCACGCTACCTGAATATCTCGGCGCTGCCTCCGTACTATTGGCCTTTGTCAATATCTCCGGCGGATTTGTAATTACGAAGCGCATGCTGGACATGTTCAAACGTCCAACTGATCCTCCGGAGTACCCATGGCTCTATGCCATTCCCGCTGTCGTGTTTGGTGGTGGCTTCATTGCAGCTGCGAGTACTGGAATGGCTGGTCTGGTGCAAGGTGGGTACCTGGTCAGCACTATTCTCTGCATGG CCTCTATTTCTGGTCTCGCATCGCAGCAGACTGCTCGGCGTGGAAACATCTTCGGTATCCTGGGTGTGGTTTCAGGTATCCTTGCTTCACTCTATGCAGTGGGCTTTTCTTCCGAGACCCTCGCACAGTTCACAGCCGTCGCTGGAACTGGCGCAGTTGTTG GTGGACTGATCGGTCGTCGAATCACGCCTACTGGACTTCCTCAGACAGTTGCCGCTCTCCATTCCGTGGTCGGTCTGGCAGCTGTGCTGACTAGCATCGGAAGCGTCATGATGGACATCTCGGACATCACGACCTTACACTTGGTTACTGCCTATCTAGGTGTCCTCATTG GCGGTGTCACGTTTACTGGATCAATCGTTGCGTTCATGAAGCTTGCAGGGAAAATGAAATCCACGCCAAAGGTCCTCCCTGGTCGACATGTGATCAATTCCACGCTGCTTGGTAGTAACATCGCAACGATGGGAGCGTTTATTACCATGGCCCCAGCGAACCCGGTAATTGCGGCGACGTGCTTAGGTGCAAACACCGTTCTCAGCTTCCTCAAGGGCTATACCACGACAGCAGCCATTGGCGGTGCCGATATGC CTGTCGTCATCACGGTGTTGAATGCCTACTCAGGCTTCGCTCTCGTTGCTGAAGGCTTGATGCTTAACAACCCACTTCTAACCAGCGTCGGCTCACTCATCGGTGTTAGCGGTTCTATTCTATCGTACATCATG TGCGTCGCTATGAACCGGTCTCTCACAAACGTCCTGTTTGGAGGCATTTCAGCCCCagcccagagccagaagaagatcgagggCGAGATTACCCAGACCACCATTGAAGATACTGCGGAGTCACTTTCTGGCGCCGAGAGTGTCATCATT ATTGTCGGCTACGGAATGGCTGTCGCCAAGGCGCAGTACGCTCTCGCCGAGATCGTGAGTATCCTGCGCGCTCGCGGCGTGAGTGTGCGCTTCGCCATCCACCCCGTCGCTGGCCGCATGCCGGGCCAGTGCAATGTGTTGCTGGCTGAGGCTTCGGTGCCATACGATA TCGTCCTGGAAATGGACGAAATTAACGAGGACTTCCCCGACACGGATGTCACACTCGTCATCGGGGCTAACGACACCGTTAACCCCATTGCGATGGAACCCGACTCTGCCATCTCCGGTATGCCTGTCCTCCATGCGTGGAAGAGTAAGGAGGTTATTGTCATGAAGCGCGGCATGTCGAGTGGATACG CCGATGTCCCAAATCCCATGTTCTTCATGCCCGGCACGAGGATGCTCTTCGGTGACGCCAAGTCTTCTTGCGATG CTATCAAAGCCTCCCTGGAAGCCCGGAAGTAG
- a CDS encoding uncharacterized protein (ID:PFLUO_005673-T1.cds;~source:funannotate), translating to MASNFHSIPVIDLGLAKSPSTRPELLKQLHHAITCVGFLYLSNHDVSQNIISDLRGALPALFALDEATKEEVALHNSPHFLGYSQVGSETTGGVEDKREQFEFATELPNNWREGLPLYERLNGPNQWPANNAALRAIVTRYIYELTQLSERFLMLVAEALSLPAETLFPFLSEQHRLKLVHYPASDPSTPIDQGVGPHKDSSGWWTFLLQASPPEVKGLQALNKTGDWIDVPVIEDTFVVNIGQAFEVVTHGVCKATTHRVLSGPHERYSVPFFQGVRGSLTKDEALDTLREHFAATKDSSTEAAEGASIDSAFLCGRYDTWGESQLRTKIRSHRDVGRKFYADVFEKYIHDS from the exons ATGGCGTCGAACTTTCACTCGATCCCCGTCATCGACCTCGGCCTGGCCAAATCGCCCTCGACGCGGCCGGAGCTCCTCAAACAGCTTCACCACGCCATCACCTGCGTTGGCTTCTTATACCTCTCCAACCACGATGTTTCGCAGAATATCATTTCCGACCTAAGAGGCGCACTACCCGCCCTATTTGCCCTCGATGAAGCGACAAAGGAAGAGGTCGCCTTGCACAACTCGCCCCATTTCCTCGGGTACAGTCAAGTAGGCTCCGAGACCACCGGCGGGGTGGAGGATAAACGGGAGCAATTCGAGTTTGCAACTGAGCTTCCCAATAATTGGCGTGAAGGACTTCCACTGTATGAACGACTAAACGGACCCAACCAG TGGCCGGCCAACAATGCAGCTCTCCGAGCTATAGTCACGAGATACATCTATGAATTGACGCAACTAAGTGAGCGTTTTCTAATGCTTGTCGCCGAAGCCCTCTCCCTGCCCGCGGAGACTTTGTTTCCGTTCCTGTCAGAGCAGCATCGCCTCAAACTGGTCCACTATCCTGCCTCTGATCCTTCCACTCCGATCGACCAAGGCGTCGGCCCGCACAAGGATTCATCGGGATGGTGGACATTTCTCCTACAGGCATCGCCCCCCGAGGTGAAAGGCTTACAAGCCCTGAATAAAACTGGGGACTGGATTGACGTCCCCGTTATTGAAGATACATTTGTCGTGAATATCGGCCAGGCCTTCGAGGTGGTCACACACGGTGTCTGCAAAGCCACAACGCACCGTGTCCTATCCGGTCCGCACGAGAGGTATAGCGTCCCCTTTTTCCAGGGCGTCCGGGGAAGTTTGACCAAGGATGAAGCTCTGGATACGTTGAGAGAACATTTCGCTGCTACGAAAGATTCCTCTACCGAAGCCGCGGAGGGAGCCAGCATTGATTCAGCTTTCCTTTGTGGTCGGTATGATACTTGGGGAGAGTCACAGCTGCGAACAAAAATTCGCAGTCATCGTGATGTGGGGAGGAAGTTCTATGCCGATGTGTTTGAGAAGTATATCCACGACTCTTAG
- a CDS encoding uncharacterized protein (ID:PFLUO_005674-T1.cds;~source:funannotate): MAQQGSRLQGKVAIVTGGGSGFGAAIARRFSEEGAKVIVADINVEGGEKVAAQDPTNLIFYRTDVTQTADWEAVLDVTFSKFGRLDVLVNNAGTTYRNKPTVEVTEDEWERVFKVNVKSIYLAAHTAIPRLIEQGQGGSIVNISSTGASRPRPGLVWYNASKGAVTNATKGLAAEYGPHNIRVNSVAPLLSGTGLFSMFTGMEDTPENREKFIGNVPLGRLTEADDIANMCLYLASDEGRFINGTEMVVDGGKCI; the protein is encoded by the exons ATGGCTCAACAAGGCTCCAGACTACAAGGCAAAGTCGCCATTGTCACCG GTGGAGGCTCCGGCTTCGGCGCGGCTATCGCGCGGCGGTTCAGCGAAGAAGGAGCTAAAGTGATCGTGGCCGACATCAAcgtcgagggcggcgagaAGGTCGCAGCCCAAGACCCGACTAACCTCATCTTCTATCGCACGGATGTCACCCAAACAGCCGACTGGGAGGCTGTTTTGGACGTGACGTTCTCCAAATTTGGGAGGCTAGACGTGCTGGTCAATAATGCGGGGACGACATATCGCAATAAG CCTACGGTGGAAGTGACCGAGGACGAGTGGGAGCGCGTCTTCAAAGTTAACGTCAAGAGCATCTACCTCGCCGCCCATACGGCCATACCACGATTGATCGAGCAGGGCCAAGGCGGATCGATAGTCAACATTTCCTCGACGGGAGCTTCTCGGCCACGACCGGGTCTGGTGTGGTACAATGCCTCCAAGGGGGCCGTCACCAAT GCTACCAAAGGCCTCGCCGCCGAGTACGGTCCTCATAACATTCGCGTCAACAGTGTTGCGCCTCTTCTCTCGGGCACTGGACTATTCTCCATGTTCACCGGCATGGAAGACACCCCCGAGAACCGGGAGAAGTTCATTGGCAATGTGCCGCTGGGCCGGCTGACGGAGGCGGATGATATTGCGAATATGTGTCTGTATCTGGCTAGTGACGAAGGCCGGTTCATCAATGGgacggagatggtggtggatgggggCAAGTGCATTTAA
- a CDS encoding uncharacterized protein (ID:PFLUO_005676-T1.cds;~source:funannotate) produces MAPDDVAVGRDDLVVDGEGEVDRSDTESKEDAALLRTMGYKPVLHRTYTLVENFATTFAALYFVGGVRVTFSTGIAAGGNLAYWTSYLVTMVFTFITAAVIAEVCSASPSAGSIYLWAAEAGGPRFGRLLGFIVAWWSTTAWTTFCASNTQAAANYMLSELTVFNVDFPTDTSDIKFRAVQWICTEVLLALAALLNFLPPRFFKWVFWLSAMIVMLDFVMNVVWLPIGAHDTWGFRTAHEAFMTTYNGTGAPAGWNWCLSYLATAGILIGFDASGHVAEETKNASITAARGIFWSTVASGVGGLATIILFLFCAPDAETLLGFGSPQPFVPLYAVVLGKGGHVVMNVVCILALWLNTAIAIIAASRLVFAVARDGVLPFSGWVSQVHGGQPRNAVIVVWGVAAFITCTILPSNVAFTSLVSAAGVPSAAAYGLICLGRLVCTPKRFPTPQWSLGRWSKPFQFISVFWNGWVVAVLFSPYEWPVTGQTLNYAPIIMAAVTILALVSYFVMPADAWLPRDRIERFVDSKGVRETVEEVEER; encoded by the exons ATGGCTCCCGACGATGTCGCTGTCGGTCGCGATGACCTGGTGGTTGACGGTGAGGGTGAGGTTGACCGAAGCGATACCGAGTCGAAAGAGGATGCAGCTTTGCTG CGAACGATGGGCTACAAGCCG GTCCTTCACCGGACGTATACCTTGGTCGAGAACTTCGCAACCACCTTTG CGGCGCTCTACTTCGTCGGTGGTGTGCGCGTCACTTTCAGCACCGGTATCGCTGCTGGAGGTAATCTCGCCTACTGGACGAGTTACCTAGTCACCATGGTCTTTACGTTCATTACTGCTGCCGTCATTGCCGAGGTGTGCTCGGCTTCTCCGTCCGCGGGCTCGATCTATCTCTGGGCGGCTGAGGCCGGTGGCCCTCGGTTCGGTCGGCTTCTGGGATTTATTGTTGCTTGGTGGAGTACCACCGCTTGGACGACGTTTTGTGCTA GCAATACCCAAGCTGCGGCCAACTACATGCTTTCC GAATTAACCGTGTTCAATGTCGACTTCCCCACGGATACCAGCGATATCAAGTTCCGCGCCGTCCAATGGATCTGCACGGAGGTACTGCTCGCTCTCGCCGCGCTGTTGAACTTCCTTCCTC CCCGATTCTTCAAATGGGTCTTCTGGCTTTCAGCCATGATCGTCATGCTAGACTTCGTGATGAACGTGGTCTGGCTGCCCATCGGAGCCCATGACACCTGGGGCTTCCGCACGGCCCATGAAGCCTTCATGACCACCTACAATGGCACCGGCGCCCCCGCGGGCTGGAACTGGTGTCTGTCATACCTCGCCACCGCGGGTATCTTGATCGGATTCGATGCGTCGGGCCAcgtggcggaggagacgaAGAATGCCTCGATCACTGCCGCGCGGGGCATCTTCTGGAGTACCGTTGCGAGTGGAGTCGGTGGGTTGGCTACGATTATTCTGTTCTTGTTCTGCGCG CCTGACGCCGAAACCCTGCTGGGATTCGGGTCCCCTCAACCGTTCGTGCCTCTCTACGCCGTTGTTCTGGGCAAGGGCGGCCATGTCGTGATGAACGTGGTCTGCATTCTCGCTCTGTGGCTG AAcaccgccatcgccatcatcgcaGCCTCCCGCCTCGTCTTCGCCGTAGCCCGCGATGGCGTGCTCCCTTTCTCGGGCTGGGTCTCCCAGGTGCATGGAGGCCAGCCGCGCAATGCTGTCATTGTAGTCTGGGGCGTCGCGGCTTTCATCACATGCACGATTCTCCCCTCGAATGTGGCCTTCACGTCGctcgtctccgccgccggcgtgCCCAGCGCCGCAGCCTATGGACTCATCTGTCTTGGGCGGCTGGTCTGCACTCCGAAACGGTTCCCCACGCCGCAGTGGAGTCTGGGGAGGTGGAGCAAGCCGTTCCAGTTCATCAGCGTTTTCTGGAATGGATGGGTGGTGGCCGTGTTGTTCTCACCGTATGAGTGGCCCGTGACGGGGCAGACCTTGAACT ATGCCCCGATCATCATGGCAGCGGTGACTATCCTCGCGCTGGTCTCGTACTTCGTTATGCCGGCGGATGCGTGGCTCCCGCGCGACCGGATCGAGCGGTTTGTTGACAGCAAGGGTGTGCGGGAgacggtggaggaggtggaagagcgaTGA
- a CDS encoding uncharacterized protein (ID:PFLUO_005675-T1.cds;~source:funannotate), producing the protein MEIPSMVAPMTVSESPSSQPQSHPSSEPRKRVRRWHHRGFTGCSVCRRRHVRCDETSPACKNCTRLGLECDGTQGRMTFKVYGPSQNGDSPSQPSKQRNKASEQDMKTEEDNRKGIVVSQTTQFQFAQPVSPASLVATTIQRRDDRYFAHFVDQVSTLLLIYDNSINMNPYRTHFPDFAHTSPSLANAMQALGALHLANTSPGPQRNTHFQQAMGKYGEVVKAFRTRYVNPAQQLGLSDFATCLLLCLFEMMDSQHGNWAVHLQGAREIYNRLFYPHTGDSAREVHRVAESNHPLRSFLVSLLSYVDVAGACATPGGTVVEGNYWKTLGGGWEYNLGTPTLSGSSMPEDPRLVELRHSWSGMMEIQASISVFARDKRSMAPDHQDQVYKDLFYKLVAWRATTPISLQQLGELDDDSLAKFPFPDVLEYVGCIEAYEKATFLHLHQVAGAGRPGWITDRTYLDTLITRILTLIRKCSKGVGQLAVLWPLFIAGQETRKEEEQGYVRETMHELKRFGFKNVDKGIEFLEKVWFKRRTFPEGWTETLDEIQSNILIP; encoded by the exons ATGGAGATTCCCTCGATGGTGGCACCCATGACCGTGTCCGAGTCACCATCATCTCAGCCGCAATCCCACCCCTCGTCGGAGCCCAGGAAACGAGTTCGCCGCTGGCACCATCGGGGATTCACCGGCTGTTCGGTctgtcgccgccgccatgTCCGCTGTGATGAGACCTCGCCCGCATGCAAGAACTGTACGCGGCTCGGCCTGGAATGCGACGGTACCCAGGGCCGGATGACGTTCAAGGTGTATGGGCCTTCGCAAAACGGGGACTcaccctcccagccctcGAAGCAACGGAACAAGGCATCTGAGCAAGATATGAAAACGGAAGAAGACAACCGCAAAGGAATCGTCGTCTCGCAAACCACCCAGTTCCAGTTCGCCCAGCCCGTCTCGCCCGCAAGCCTCGTCGCAACGACCATTCAACGCCGCGACGACCGCTACTTCGCTCATTTTGTCGACCAAGTCTcgaccctcctcctcatctaCGATAACTCCATCAACATGAACCCCTACCGCACCCACTTCCCCGACTTCGCCCACACCTCACCGTCTCTCGCCAACGCGATGCAGGCATTGGGCGCATTACACCTGGCCAACACCTCGCCGGGACCGCAGCGGAACACGCATTTCCAGCAGGCGATGGGGAAATACGGTGAGGTCGTCAAGGCATTCCGCACGCGATACGTGAATccggcgcagcagctcgGGCTATCGGACTTTGCGACATGCCTCTTGTTGTGCTTGTTCGAG ATGATGGACTCCCAGCATGGTAACTGGGCCGTACACCTCCAAGGCGCTCGCGAGATCTACAATCGTCTCTTCTATCCGCATACTGGCGACTCCGCCCGCGAGGTCCATCGTGTCGCCGAGTCCAACCACCCCCTCCGCTCATTCCTCGTCTCCCTCCTTTCCTATGTCGATGTGGCCGGCGCCTGTGCCACTCCCGGAGGCACCGTGGTCGAAGGTAACTACTGGAAGACATTAGGTGGTGGGTGGGAATACAATCTTGGGACGCCGACATTGTCCGGGTCATCCATGCCCGAGGACCCACGTCTGGTTGAGCTGCGGCATTCCTGGTCGGGAATGATGGAGATTCAAGCCTCGATCAGTGTTTTTGCCCGAGACAAACGGTCCATGGCCCCGGACCATCAGGATCAAGTGTACAAGGATCTGTTTTACAAATTGGTCGCTTGGCGCGCCACCACCCCCATTAGTCTGCAGCAActcggcgagctggacgatgacAGCTTAGCCAAGTTCCCGTTCCCCGATGTGCTCGAGTACGTCGGATGCATCGAGGCATACGAGAAGGCGACGTTCCTCCATTTGCACCAAGTGGCTGGCGCCGGTCGTCCGGGCTGGATCACCGACCGCACCTATTTGGATACACTGATTACTCGCATCCTCACGCTGATCCGCAAATGTTCCAAGGGCGTCGGCCAGTTGGCGGTCTTGTGGCCATTGTTTATTGCCGGCCAGGAAACGCGaaaggaggaggagcaagGATACGTCCGGGAAACGATGCATGAGCTCAAACGCTTCGGCTTCAAG AATGTCGACAAAGGCATCGAGTTCTTGGAGAAGGTCTGGTTCAAGCGCCGGACATTCCCTGAAGGATGGACCGAGACCCTGGACGAGATCCAGTCCAACATCCTTATCCCTTAG